The Synergistetes bacterium HGW-Synergistetes-1 genome has a window encoding:
- the gspG gene encoding type II secretion system protein GspG yields MKTKKFIDKRRGFTLIEIMVVVVIIGLLSALVGPRLIGQSEEAKIKTTRTQIAQLEQVLGLFHLDNGFYPTTDQGLAALVKPPTTPPEPLNYKKNGYMKKVPKDAWGREFIYESPGRNGDFDLFSYGADGQEGGEDSNSDITNWE; encoded by the coding sequence ATGAAAACGAAAAAATTCATTGATAAACGGCGTGGCTTTACTCTGATAGAAATAATGGTCGTCGTTGTGATCATTGGCCTCCTTTCGGCTCTTGTCGGTCCCAGACTGATCGGACAGAGTGAAGAGGCAAAGATAAAGACTACAAGGACTCAGATAGCACAGCTGGAGCAGGTTTTGGGCCTTTTTCATCTGGACAACGGTTTTTACCCGACGACAGACCAGGGCCTGGCTGCGCTTGTGAAACCTCCGACCACTCCTCCGGAACCGCTCAATTACAAAAAGAACGGTTATATGAAAAAGGTCCCCAAAGACGCCTGGGGCAGAGAGTTTATTTATGAATCTCCGGGCCGGAACGGGGACTTTGATCTCTTTTCATACGGGGCGGACGGCCAGGAAGGCGGAGAAGATTCAAACTCAGATATAACTAACTGGGAGTAG
- a CDS encoding threonine synthase, which produces MNFVCGKCGTIESTRTRKPKCECGGLWKLDFDAPRYDPSSIDKSIWGMFRYREFMALEDDTWREVTLGEGMTPVIRFSDDVLLKMDYFMPTLSFKDRGAAVLIAHCKAIGVDSVVQDSSGNAGNSVAAYCGRCGIDCEIFVPEGTSPKKIDMIKAHGARVNIVPGSRDNCADSCRSKVEKEGKYYANHVYNPFFYEGTKTYIYEVYEQLSRIPENIFIPLGNGTLFIGVIKGLEELLASGAIDRMPNIVAIQSENCDPFVKAVEAGEKMPAKVFPKVTLAEGIAIGRPARGEEILEYIYRYDVRLIRAPEDKILDARSVLAEKGIYCEHTTAANYAAYLKYCEVQGKTPDSLLTMCGAGLKSDH; this is translated from the coding sequence ATGAATTTTGTCTGCGGTAAATGCGGCACTATTGAGAGCACGAGGACCCGAAAGCCGAAGTGCGAGTGCGGCGGGCTATGGAAACTTGATTTTGACGCGCCACGATACGATCCATCCAGTATAGACAAAAGCATCTGGGGGATGTTCCGCTACAGGGAGTTCATGGCGCTTGAGGACGATACCTGGCGCGAAGTGACACTGGGAGAGGGAATGACCCCTGTCATCAGGTTCAGTGATGATGTGCTCCTCAAAATGGATTATTTCATGCCGACCCTCTCCTTCAAGGATAGGGGCGCTGCGGTCCTTATAGCTCACTGCAAAGCGATAGGTGTGGATTCTGTTGTACAGGACAGCAGCGGCAACGCCGGAAACAGCGTGGCGGCATACTGCGGAAGATGCGGCATAGACTGTGAGATCTTTGTGCCTGAGGGGACGTCTCCCAAAAAAATAGACATGATAAAGGCGCACGGAGCGCGTGTGAACATTGTGCCGGGATCGCGCGACAACTGCGCCGATTCATGCAGGTCTAAGGTGGAAAAAGAGGGTAAATATTACGCCAACCATGTCTATAATCCCTTCTTCTACGAAGGGACCAAGACCTACATCTACGAAGTTTACGAACAGCTGAGCAGAATTCCCGAGAACATTTTCATCCCACTTGGCAACGGGACTCTATTTATAGGTGTGATCAAAGGACTTGAAGAACTTCTGGCAAGCGGCGCGATCGACAGGATGCCCAACATAGTGGCGATCCAGAGCGAGAACTGTGATCCGTTTGTGAAGGCTGTTGAGGCCGGTGAAAAAATGCCGGCAAAAGTGTTCCCCAAGGTCACTCTTGCTGAAGGCATAGCTATAGGCCGTCCGGCACGCGGAGAGGAGATACTTGAGTACATTTACAGGTATGATGTCAGGCTTATAAGGGCCCCTGAAGATAAAATACTTGACGCAAGATCCGTCTTGGCAGAAAAGGGCATCTACTGTGAACACACGACCGCCGCAAATTACGCCGCATACCTTAAATACTGCGAGGTGCAGGGAAAAACACCCGACAGCCTGCTTACGATGTGCGGAGCAGGACTCAAATCAGATCACTGA
- a CDS encoding peptidase M23, whose amino-acid sequence MEKAAAIIRKYKKAIMLFSSFIIMAAAAVSLSVAGELYLHDPRSASGEDVISIGGRDLLNMSNLTPPERELYRTLSQNGGVVTDKLISSMCDNRHWDEFILKKDESVESAAAKYHITAEDLLRINGIDRRIKREGDLVIYVPRDREHMDETSFFVKEMKRREAEFLRQKKLVSVTAYIVKEGDTLWSIAEKFDLGADTIIGSNSPEKINSLLQGTVLRIPDREGIFVKVSEGESVERLSSLYGTKRDQIYAANGIDIGSPLSSAREVFLPGANYASVIQTESGMIKIASGREYLLRNTLMWPVRGRVSSLFGWRSRSYASAGSFHSGLDIMAPYGRAIVSAMDGVVVYSGWMGGYGKTVVIDHTDGITTLYGHCSDLAVQKGDQVYSGQLISYVGSTGRSTGNHLHFEVRKNSFPVDPLSALR is encoded by the coding sequence ATGGAAAAGGCAGCCGCAATAATTAGAAAGTATAAGAAAGCAATAATGCTCTTTTCTTCATTCATTATCATGGCAGCCGCAGCGGTATCGTTGTCTGTGGCAGGTGAGCTGTACCTTCATGACCCAAGGAGCGCTTCTGGTGAAGATGTGATCTCAATAGGAGGAAGGGACCTGCTGAACATGTCCAACCTTACGCCGCCCGAGAGAGAACTTTACCGCACGCTGTCCCAAAACGGGGGGGTAGTAACTGATAAGCTGATCTCCTCTATGTGCGACAACAGACATTGGGACGAGTTCATTCTTAAAAAGGACGAATCTGTGGAATCTGCTGCTGCAAAATATCATATTACGGCAGAGGACCTTCTTCGAATAAACGGCATTGACAGAAGAATAAAGAGAGAAGGGGATCTGGTGATCTACGTGCCGAGAGACAGGGAGCACATGGATGAGACCTCATTCTTCGTTAAAGAAATGAAAAGAAGGGAAGCAGAATTTTTAAGGCAGAAAAAGCTGGTCTCTGTTACGGCATACATAGTAAAAGAGGGAGATACCCTCTGGTCGATAGCTGAAAAGTTCGATCTCGGTGCGGATACGATAATAGGATCAAACAGCCCGGAAAAAATTAACAGCCTTTTACAGGGTACAGTGTTGCGGATACCCGACCGGGAAGGGATCTTTGTCAAAGTTTCGGAGGGGGAAAGCGTCGAAAGACTTTCATCTCTCTATGGTACGAAAAGAGATCAAATCTATGCCGCAAACGGTATAGACATCGGCTCGCCGCTCTCTTCTGCCAGAGAGGTCTTTTTGCCGGGTGCAAATTATGCCTCAGTCATACAGACAGAAAGCGGAATGATTAAAATAGCATCCGGAAGAGAGTATCTGTTGCGAAATACCCTAATGTGGCCGGTCAGAGGAAGAGTTTCGAGCCTGTTTGGCTGGAGGAGCCGCTCTTACGCCTCAGCAGGCAGTTTCCACTCAGGACTGGATATAATGGCTCCATATGGGAGAGCGATAGTTTCAGCGATGGATGGCGTAGTTGTCTATTCAGGTTGGATGGGAGGGTACGGCAAGACTGTTGTTATCGATCACACAGACGGTATCACGACCCTCTACGGACACTGCAGCGATCTGGCAGTCCAAAAAGGCGATCAGGTCTATTCCGGTCAGTTGATATCCTATGTTGGGAGCACCGGAAGGTCGACCGGCAATCATCTTCACTTTGAGGTCAGAAAGAACAGTTTCCCGGTCGATCCCTTAAGCGCTCTCAGATAA
- a CDS encoding type II secretion system F family protein has translation MSLEDQHLFCITLSSYIKSGLSITEVLRLLQRQTRNKLLRPIYTELRESVEGGRSLAASMRVAGVFRESLVGMVESGERSASLPDILEKAAELIHNEVHLRRKLRSSLTYPLLMFVVGMAVVVFLLTFVVPRLTALVIDSGAELPFVTRLLIFISDAVTMGFIPLLIALLIVFIFLRRSGRSITIPIFREIKENIAFSMIFSQTGTLLKSGLPLIQALKLTEPLDPVKGRLQIVQDHIRKGYRFSQGLEKEGSFPEEIVSVVRVSENGRDLPDGLIRLGNNCWDIAQSSMQKYATLAEPLIILVMGFLVGFVVIAVLLPIFDLSTLATR, from the coding sequence ATCAGCTTGGAAGATCAGCATCTCTTCTGCATAACACTCTCTTCCTACATCAAAAGCGGACTTTCCATAACTGAAGTGCTTAGGCTGCTCCAGAGACAGACCAGAAATAAGCTCCTAAGACCTATCTACACTGAGCTGAGGGAATCTGTCGAGGGCGGCCGTTCACTTGCGGCTTCAATGCGTGTCGCAGGGGTTTTTAGGGAGAGCCTGGTCGGCATGGTCGAATCAGGGGAAAGATCCGCCTCGCTTCCTGATATTCTGGAGAAAGCCGCGGAACTGATACACAACGAGGTCCATCTCCGAAGGAAGCTTCGTTCTTCGCTTACCTATCCGCTCCTGATGTTCGTGGTTGGAATGGCAGTGGTAGTCTTCCTCCTTACGTTTGTGGTCCCAAGGCTGACAGCGCTCGTAATTGATTCAGGAGCGGAACTTCCATTTGTGACCCGTCTTTTGATCTTTATCTCTGATGCTGTAACGATGGGCTTCATACCTCTCCTGATCGCTCTTTTGATCGTTTTCATATTCCTCCGCAGAAGCGGCAGGAGCATTACCATCCCGATATTCAGGGAGATAAAGGAAAACATTGCATTCTCAATGATATTTTCACAGACCGGGACGCTTCTGAAATCCGGCCTCCCGCTTATTCAGGCACTTAAACTCACAGAACCTCTCGACCCTGTCAAGGGAAGGCTCCAAATTGTGCAGGACCATATAAGAAAAGGTTACAGATTTTCACAGGGGCTCGAAAAAGAGGGCTCCTTCCCAGAGGAGATAGTCTCTGTGGTAAGGGTCAGCGAAAACGGGAGGGATCTTCCTGACGGACTGATCCGGCTGGGCAACAACTGTTGGGATATCGCGCAGTCATCGATGCAAAAATACGCTACTCTTGCAGAGCCTTTGATAATACTTGTAATGGGTTTTCTTGTAGGGTTCGTGGTGATAGCAGTGCTTCTGCCTATTTTTGACCTTTCGACACTTGCTACCAGATAG